The Flavobacterium faecale genomic sequence GCTTACCAGTTGCTTTGCTTGAGTATGGTTTGGCAAAGTTAGCAGTTGTCACAACAGCTGTTGGAGAAATTCCGTCGATTATTACTGAGGACACAAATGGTTTCTTAGTTTTAAATCAAGAAGCAACTGAATTTTATGAGAAATTAAAGCAATTGATTGAGAGTACTCAGCTACAGAATAAATTTGGGTTGGCATTAAATAAAACCATAAAAGAGTCCTACTCGCAAGAAAGTGCACTCGACGTCTATATGCCGTGGGTTCAAAAAATAGTGAAATGAAAAAAGAAGAGATTAATTATATAATTTTATTACTAATCCATGTCGGCATTGGGTTTTTGGTGTATTTGCTACCTATCCTTGCTAAGCTATACGGTTTTTTAGGTCTGTTTATTGGAATGTATTACGTGATTCAATCAAAAAACAGGAATCATGAATGCCTCTATGCAGCAGCTTATTTGGTAGGAAGTGAGCTTTTACTGCGAATGACCAATGGAAATATCACCTATGAGTTTTCAAAGTATGGGGTGATGATCTTTATTTTTATGGGAATGCTTTATACTGGTTTCTCTAGAAAAGGATATATCTATTGGTTATTTATTATACTACTAATTCCGGGTGTGATTTTGTCTACATTCTCGTTAAATTTTGATACTGACATCAGGAAAGCAATTGCCTTTAATATTTCGGGGCCAGTTTGTTTGGCTTTTGCAGCTCTTTATACCTATCGTCGAACTTTGACATTAGAACAATTTAATAATTTACTATTAAGTCTCGGGCTTCCAATTGTAAGTGCTTTGATCTACTTAATTTTTTACACGGCACCAATTCAAGAGGTAATTACAGGAACAGCAAGTACATTTGCAACTTCTGGTGGTTTTGGTCCTAATCAAGTAGCTACTTATTTAGGATTGGGAATGTTTGTATTTTTTTCTAGGGTAATTTTAGAGTCAAAATCAAAAATTATTATTGCTGTTAATTTGATTATTGCTTTCAATTTCTTCTATCGCGGAATGGTTACTTTTTCTAGAGGAGGTATGATTACAGGTTTATTTATGATTTCGCTCTTACTATTTTCATTGTATTTCAAAGCAAATGGTCCGGGCAAGGTAAAATTAGGTGTAATCATAATTATTATTAGTTCCGTTCTCCTTGCAGCATGGAGTTATACATCCTTGCAAACGGGAGGGTTGATTAATAAGCGATATGCTAATCAAGATGCTGCCGGGCGCGAAAAAGAAAATCAATTTTCGGGTAGGCAAGAAATTGCATTAGATGAAATAGAAATATTTTTTGACAACCCTTTAATAGGAGCCGGAGTGGGTAGGGGAGCAGAATTAAGAGAACAAAAAACAGGTGTTTTCGTCTTATCACACGATGAAATTACAAGAATGCTCGCAGAGCACGGTTCTCTTGGAGCCTTTGGCTTGCTTATTTTAATACTAACACCGCTGTCGCTCTACTTACAAAAAGGGTATAATATTTACCTACTGTGCTTGCTATCTTTTTGGTTTTTAACCATTAATCACGCCGCCATGCGTACAGCTGTTCCTGGATTTGTATACGCCTTATCATTGCTCAACGTCAATTTAAACCCAAAGAAAAAGCAAGAGCTAGCAACCCA encodes the following:
- a CDS encoding O-antigen ligase family protein gives rise to the protein MKKEEINYIILLLIHVGIGFLVYLLPILAKLYGFLGLFIGMYYVIQSKNRNHECLYAAAYLVGSELLLRMTNGNITYEFSKYGVMIFIFMGMLYTGFSRKGYIYWLFIILLIPGVILSTFSLNFDTDIRKAIAFNISGPVCLAFAALYTYRRTLTLEQFNNLLLSLGLPIVSALIYLIFYTAPIQEVITGTASTFATSGGFGPNQVATYLGLGMFVFFSRVILESKSKIIIAVNLIIAFNFFYRGMVTFSRGGMITGLFMISLLLFSLYFKANGPGKVKLGVIIIIISSVLLAAWSYTSLQTGGLINKRYANQDAAGREKENQFSGRQEIALDEIEIFFDNPLIGAGVGRGAELREQKTGVFVLSHDEITRMLAEHGSLGAFGLLILILTPLSLYLQKGYNIYLLCLLSFWFLTINHAAMRTAVPGFVYALSLLNVNLNPKKKQELATQ